A stretch of the Medicago truncatula cultivar Jemalong A17 chromosome 5, MtrunA17r5.0-ANR, whole genome shotgun sequence genome encodes the following:
- the LOC11424540 gene encoding F-box protein At4g22280 — MSYSVDEIIIQPATKRVKLDESENEDRLSDLPDCVILHILSFLNAKQAVTTSILSLRWRDLWKLLPALILDSSDFRTIPIFNKFVHRVLTLRDSSLALNSLNFRHNQPRIIKSVVNYAISHNIQRLRLYVGCHIAQIPPSVFSCQTLTHLELYFGEQTLFPKSLNLPSLTSLYLKNFAFCADENGRAEPFSAFNRLNSLFLCGCAVRDTLTLCISSATLVSFTVRSHSYDFYEIELCTPSLGTFGFTGKSYKKIFGSGLSCVKHVDIDVEIFHMDMQPSLILLGWLLGLTDIKSLTVTASTLQVLCLNSNILKTKLPSLGNLKLLKVNKKPLAYGFRKLLIDIKVQKIRPRKEGAKLRKSFKAGLEPSAPIPDGIVDFLIQNSPLADVEIVDCTWRKTQSTS, encoded by the exons ATGTCTTATTCAGTGGATGAGATAATCATTCAGCCAGCGACCAAGAGAGTTAAGCTCGACGAAAGTGAAAATGAAGACAGACTCAGCGACTTACCTGACTGTGTTATCCTTCACATACTCTCCTTTTTGAACGCTAAACAGGCAGTTACAACTTCAATTCTGTCCTTAAGATGGAGGGATCTATGGAAACTTCTTCCTGCTCTTATATTGGATTCTTCAGACTTTCGAACTATACCGATATTCAACAAATTCGTGCATAGGGTTTTAACTCTTCGTGATTCCTCTCTCGCACTGAACTCTCTCAATTTCAGACATAATCAGCCTCGCATAATCAAAAGCGTTGTGAATTATGCTATTTCGCACAATATCCAGCGATTAAGACTCTATGTTGGGTGTCACATTGCACAAATTCCACCTAGTGTTTTTTCATGTCAGACTTTAACCCATCTTGAGCTTTATTTTGGAGAACAAACGTTGTTTCCAAAATCTCTCAACTTGCCTTCCTTAACCAGCTTGTATCTGAAGAATTTTGCCTTTTGTGCTGACGAGAATGGACGCGCCGAGCCATTTTCAGCTTTTAACAGGCTGAACAGTTTGTTCCTTTGCGGTTGTGCTGTGAGAGACACACTAACCCTCTGCATATCCAGTGCAACACTTGTCAGTTTTACTGTGCGTAGTCACTcctatgatttttatgaaattgagCTTTGTACTCCAAGTCTTGGTACATTTGGATTTACAGGTAAATCGTATAAGAAAATCTTTGGGAGCGGTCTTTCTTGTGTTAAGCATGTAGATATTGATGTAGAAATCTTCCATATGGATATGCAGCCTTCTTTGATTCTACTCGGCTGGTTGTTAGGTCTTACTGATATAAAATCATTGACAGTCACTGCAAGTACTCTTCAG GTTCTCTGCTTAAATTCTAATATATTGAAGACCAAGCTCCCTTCCTTAGGTAACTTGAAGTTATTGAAAGTGAATAAGAAACCACTTGCATATGGATTTCGCAAGTTACTGATTGATATCAAGGTACAGAAAATCAGGCCACGGAAAGAAGGTGCTAAGTTACGAAAATCATTTAAAGCTGGATTGGAACCATCTGCACCCATACCTGATGGAATAGTGGACTTCTTGATTCAAAATTCTCCTTTGGCTGATGTTGAAATCGTTGATTGCACATGGCGAAAAACGCAGTCAACTTCTTAA